One region of Candidatus Electrothrix rattekaaiensis genomic DNA includes:
- the nifA gene encoding nif-specific transcriptional activator NifA encodes MIKEKEEASLFPDHSFAAQGTEALEMKALYRIVKLIGSAVHLDTALSAILKVLHDTLRMERATLALLDDEHKHLTIRASYGLSIEEEQRGIYNLDEGIYGKVFRSGDPFIVPDIDSEPLFLNRTGSRQMFSKTKLSFIGVPVLLKEKPVGVLSVDRLFGLEVSLEEDVRFLTVLSALIAQFLNLNQAIRQDRQKLVSENQSLKARLHARHKKHYIIGQCKVMQEVFWSIERVAPSRAGVLLLGESGTGKELAAQAIHEASTRRENPFIKINCAALPENLLESELFGHNKGAFTGADGTREGRFELADKGTLFLDEIGEMPLALQAKLLRVLQEQQFERLGSNRTIDVDVRIIAATNVSLEKAVLNGTFRNDLYYRLNVVPIVLPPLRERKDDIPLLADYFLKASNKRNDKNVRMTREFLDLMTDYDWPGNIRELQNLMERLVILSTGDMLSVHDLPGYFLQPPGERLMPDREEPSLPHRMTEQRTTDNNNIPRSLQELEREQVEAALKRHGWVQARAARELGLTQRQIGYRIKKFKLERPALY; translated from the coding sequence ATGATTAAGGAGAAAGAGGAAGCCAGCCTCTTCCCCGACCACAGCTTTGCTGCTCAGGGTACCGAAGCTCTGGAAATGAAGGCGTTATATCGTATTGTCAAACTGATCGGGTCTGCAGTCCATCTGGACACGGCCCTTTCCGCCATCCTCAAGGTTCTCCATGATACCTTACGCATGGAGCGTGCCACGCTGGCCTTGCTGGATGATGAACATAAGCACCTGACCATCCGGGCCTCATACGGCCTGAGTATCGAAGAAGAACAGCGCGGCATCTATAATCTTGACGAGGGCATCTATGGCAAGGTGTTCCGCAGCGGAGATCCATTTATTGTTCCTGATATCGACAGCGAACCCCTTTTTCTCAATCGTACCGGTTCCCGCCAGATGTTCAGCAAAACCAAGCTCTCCTTTATTGGCGTGCCAGTGCTGCTGAAAGAGAAACCTGTGGGCGTCCTCAGCGTTGATCGCCTCTTCGGCTTGGAGGTATCCCTTGAAGAAGATGTCCGATTCCTGACCGTGCTCTCTGCCCTGATTGCCCAATTTCTCAATCTTAATCAGGCTATTCGCCAGGATCGTCAGAAACTGGTTTCAGAAAATCAGAGCCTAAAAGCTCGTCTCCATGCCCGTCATAAAAAGCATTATATTATTGGCCAGTGCAAGGTTATGCAGGAGGTCTTCTGGAGCATTGAGCGCGTTGCTCCGAGTCGGGCTGGCGTGTTGCTCCTTGGCGAGTCTGGAACCGGAAAAGAACTGGCAGCCCAAGCGATTCACGAGGCCAGTACCAGGAGAGAGAATCCCTTTATAAAAATCAACTGTGCTGCTTTGCCCGAGAACCTTTTAGAAAGCGAACTGTTCGGCCACAACAAGGGTGCCTTTACCGGTGCTGACGGAACCAGAGAAGGACGCTTTGAGCTGGCAGACAAGGGAACCCTCTTTCTTGATGAGATCGGTGAGATGCCTCTGGCTCTCCAGGCGAAGTTGCTTCGGGTTCTTCAGGAACAGCAGTTTGAGCGCCTCGGCTCCAACCGTACCATCGACGTAGATGTCCGTATCATCGCGGCAACTAATGTCAGCTTGGAAAAGGCAGTGCTCAACGGCACCTTCCGTAACGACCTCTACTATCGACTCAATGTAGTGCCTATTGTTCTGCCTCCGCTGCGGGAGAGAAAGGATGATATTCCCCTGTTGGCAGACTATTTCCTGAAGGCAAGCAACAAACGGAATGATAAAAATGTACGGATGACCAGAGAGTTCCTTGATCTGATGACTGATTACGACTGGCCCGGCAATATTCGTGAATTACAGAACCTGATGGAACGCTTGGTTATCCTCTCCACAGGGGACATGCTCTCGGTTCATGATCTTCCGGGATATTTTCTCCAGCCTCCGGGTGAACGGCTTATGCCGGACAGGGAAGAACCAAGCCTGCCTCACCGGATGACCGAGCAGAGAACGACGGATAATAACAACATCCCCCGCTCTCTTCAGGAATTGGAGCGTGAGCAGGTAGAAGCTGCCCTGAAACGGCACGGCTGGGTCCAGGCACGGGCGGCTCGTGAGCTGGGTCTGACCCAGCGTCAGATCGGCTATCGGATTAAGAAGTTCAAGCTGGAGCGACCTGC
- a CDS encoding pyruvate carboxyltransferase — protein MRINQPQLIDSTLREGEQTPSVLFSDEDKYNIIEKLYRVGINEIELGIATPLNTYLPRLVKEARKRTAGSCQLSLWCRCKAEDIAFAASCSPDVLALSIPVSDPHIQKRLGKDRDWINKVLAASIQQALAAGIPAVSVGLEDASRADMDFLLATAKVAQQHGAIRIRLADTVGICSPARITTLVQTVKKTVPLSLAVHCHNDFGMATANSIAALEAGADGLDATVLGLGERAGNCRLEEVIGYLALILDKQRYNPEFLPELCQLVAETAGRDIADNHPLVGSAIFTCESGLHQHGLTVNPDMYEPYAPERVGGTRRLRFGGKTGARAIQLQLHKAGLRLDEMQIKTLVNRIRSGGQVLNQEQLVRFAAECG, from the coding sequence ATGCGCATCAACCAGCCTCAACTTATTGACTCCACCCTCCGGGAAGGTGAGCAGACACCGAGTGTCCTCTTTTCCGACGAGGACAAGTACAATATTATTGAAAAATTATATCGAGTTGGCATTAACGAAATAGAGCTAGGAATAGCAACACCACTGAATACCTATCTTCCCCGGCTTGTTAAAGAGGCCAGAAAAAGGACCGCCGGATCTTGTCAGCTTAGCCTGTGGTGCCGTTGTAAAGCAGAAGATATCGCCTTTGCAGCCTCGTGCTCTCCTGATGTCCTTGCTTTATCTATCCCGGTTTCAGATCCTCATATTCAAAAACGACTGGGAAAAGACAGAGACTGGATAAACAAAGTCCTTGCTGCTTCGATCCAGCAGGCCTTGGCTGCTGGCATTCCAGCTGTTTCAGTGGGATTGGAAGATGCCTCCCGTGCTGATATGGATTTTCTCCTTGCAACGGCAAAGGTTGCCCAACAGCACGGAGCAATTCGTATTCGTTTGGCAGACACTGTGGGTATCTGTTCTCCAGCTCGCATAACAACCCTTGTGCAAACCGTGAAGAAAACCGTACCCCTCTCTCTTGCTGTCCACTGCCATAATGACTTTGGCATGGCCACAGCCAACTCTATTGCTGCTCTGGAGGCCGGGGCTGACGGTCTTGATGCTACAGTACTTGGGCTTGGCGAACGAGCAGGCAACTGTCGCCTTGAAGAGGTTATCGGCTACCTCGCCTTAATCCTTGACAAACAAAGGTATAACCCTGAATTTCTCCCGGAACTCTGCCAACTTGTTGCCGAGACTGCTGGCAGAGATATTGCAGACAACCACCCCTTGGTTGGCTCGGCCATCTTTACCTGTGAAAGCGGGTTGCACCAACATGGACTGACTGTTAACCCAGATATGTACGAACCCTATGCTCCTGAACGGGTCGGGGGAACACGGCGACTCCGTTTTGGAGGAAAAACCGGGGCCAGAGCTATTCAACTGCAACTCCATAAAGCAGGGCTCCGACTTGATGAAATGCAGATCAAAACCTTAGTCAACCGGATACGTTCCGGTGGCCAAGTACTTAACCAAGAGCAACTCGTCCGCTTTGCCGCTGAATGCGGCTGA
- a CDS encoding ice-binding family protein: MAVLLGVFTTGVANADGPSPVQLGDAETFVILSKTGITNVYQSKIAGDVGTSPITGASLLLTCDEVSGKVYTVDAAGNLPCATIDATFLTSAVGDMGLAYDNAAGRVAPDFSEMGAGEIGGLTLKPGLYKWSSDLKISTDVTLSGGPNDVWIFQVAGKLNQSDSTHVTLAGGALAKNIIWQVAGSVTLGTDAHFEGVILGKALIAVNTGTSINGRLLAQTAVTLQKNAITAPAN, encoded by the coding sequence GTGGCGGTACTGCTCGGCGTTTTTACGACCGGAGTAGCAAACGCCGATGGTCCGTCACCAGTACAACTCGGTGACGCAGAGACTTTCGTCATCCTGAGCAAAACCGGGATCACAAATGTGTATCAATCTAAAATTGCTGGGGATGTCGGAACAAGCCCCATCACCGGCGCATCTCTTCTTCTCACCTGTGATGAAGTCTCAGGAAAGGTCTATACCGTTGACGCGGCAGGCAATCTCCCCTGCGCCACAATTGACGCCACTTTTCTGACCTCGGCTGTGGGCGATATGGGACTTGCCTATGATAACGCTGCAGGGCGGGTTGCGCCTGATTTCAGCGAAATGGGTGCCGGTGAGATCGGTGGACTGACTCTCAAGCCCGGTCTTTACAAATGGAGTTCTGACCTGAAGATCAGTACGGATGTCACTCTGTCGGGCGGCCCGAACGATGTCTGGATCTTCCAGGTGGCGGGCAAGCTGAACCAGAGTGATTCGACGCATGTGACCCTGGCCGGCGGTGCTCTTGCCAAAAATATCATCTGGCAGGTGGCCGGTTCGGTAACCCTTGGAACTGATGCTCATTTTGAAGGCGTCATCCTTGGCAAAGCCTTGATCGCCGTGAATACAGGAACATCAATTAACGGCAGGTTGCTGGCGCAGACCGCAGTTACTTTACAAAAGAATGCGATTACGGCCCCGGCCAACTGA
- a CDS encoding ice-binding family protein, with translation MNVFKTHSNKLFIAALLAIFATGVANASGPAPVDLGDAEGFAVLSKTGITNVYRSAIVGDVGTSPITGAAILLKCKEITGDVYTVDAAGPQPCSTTDATFLTSATGDMGFAYDDAAGRVLPDFTDLGAGEIGGMTLEPGLYKWTSGLAISTDVTLSGGPDDVWILQVAGTLNQASNAKVILTGGALAKNIVWQVAGSVTLGTYSHFEGVILGKTLIAVNTKASVNGRLLAQTAVTLQRNAITAPAN, from the coding sequence ATGAACGTATTCAAAACACATTCCAATAAGTTATTTATTGCCGCATTGCTCGCTATTTTCGCAACCGGAGTTGCAAACGCCAGCGGTCCGGCACCGGTTGATCTGGGCGACGCAGAGGGTTTTGCTGTTCTGAGTAAAACCGGCATCACCAATGTTTATCGATCCGCAATAGTCGGGGATGTCGGAACGAGTCCGATCACAGGCGCGGCCATTCTGCTCAAATGCAAAGAAATAACCGGAGATGTATACACTGTTGACGCAGCCGGTCCTCAGCCCTGCTCGACAACTGATGCCACTTTCCTGACCTCGGCTACGGGCGACATGGGCTTTGCCTACGACGATGCCGCAGGTCGAGTTTTACCTGATTTTACTGATCTGGGAGCCGGTGAGATTGGCGGAATGACCTTGGAACCGGGCCTTTACAAATGGACTTCTGGTCTTGCAATCAGCACGGATGTTACCCTGTCGGGCGGCCCGGACGATGTCTGGATCTTGCAGGTAGCCGGAACGCTGAATCAGGCCAGCAACGCCAAGGTGATCCTGACTGGCGGTGCCCTCGCCAAAAATATCGTATGGCAGGTGGCTGGCTCAGTGACCCTTGGAACATATTCCCATTTTGAGGGAGTTATTCTGGGTAAAACCCTAATCGCCGTGAACACGAAAGCATCGGTTAACGGCAGACTGTTGGCGCAGACCGCAGTTACTTTGCAGAGGAATGCGATTACCGCTCCTGCTAACTGA
- a CDS encoding AAA family ATPase — translation MRSSMPSHIAEKIRGIVQRITYHNQDNGWSVLRVNPFDVHGETVTVTVHQMQVFAGATMEFSGSWTVHPKFGRQFKADEATELKPASAGALEKYLGSGLIKGVGPKTAQKIVRHFGKETLEVFEERIERLTEVPGIANKKLSSISAAWQEHRAIRDVMLFLQSHGISTLFAVRIYKQYGDNSIALVSENPYRLAADFYGIGFFSADKVALSIGFGPDSPLRITAAIRHVLSASREQGHCYLTQEQIGKQINKLLELNLSDQIALFLHKMEQADALRVRLLVTHPNPDATQEPERCYYSKSLYYDEDYVAKRLRRLTHPLEHDSARITSWLERYAEQTGVLLSAEQAAAVRSIAGCQCAILTGGPGCGKTTTTKVLVALLRAMGRSVLLAAPTGRAAQRMGEVIGMEAKTIHRLLEFQGTGFKRNEENPLQTDVLILDECSMLDISLSASLLKAVGDDTAVLFIGDADQLPSVGAGNVLRDMIASTVIPTYTLKTIFRQARESRIITYAHQINQGTSPRIDSPFKQPGIWQEADCFFIDSDEATKAQLSFIARTKQHVETIEEREEASADPFAFDADSLESSYQRFELPEQFSHVNLQALSTAEGPAGELAAVAKKVHPWSSLYYGMTAVDVVQRLYTEWIPKYCGPNCEIQVLSPMIRGSLGTASLNKTLQQAVNPGQQGRAEIMVGEKIFRVGDRVIHRRNNYDLGVFNGDIGRITAVNNEAMTLHVCFLPDQREVEYQREQITELELAYAVTIHKSQGSEFEVVILPVLTQHFRMLFRNLVYTGLTRARKLAVFVGTRKALAMAVHNQDTGLRQTALRELIRERI, via the coding sequence ATGCGCTCCTCCATGCCCTCCCATATTGCCGAGAAAATCCGAGGCATTGTCCAGCGCATTACCTACCATAACCAGGATAACGGCTGGTCGGTGTTGCGGGTCAATCCCTTTGATGTCCATGGCGAGACGGTCACCGTCACGGTCCATCAGATGCAGGTCTTTGCCGGGGCCACTATGGAATTTTCCGGTTCCTGGACCGTCCACCCCAAGTTCGGGCGGCAGTTCAAGGCGGACGAGGCCACAGAGCTGAAACCGGCTTCTGCCGGGGCGTTGGAAAAATACCTTGGTTCTGGTCTGATCAAGGGGGTCGGTCCCAAGACGGCGCAAAAGATTGTCCGTCACTTCGGTAAGGAGACCCTGGAGGTCTTTGAGGAGCGGATCGAACGCCTCACCGAGGTGCCCGGCATTGCCAATAAAAAACTGTCGTCCATCAGCGCGGCCTGGCAGGAGCATCGGGCTATCCGAGATGTGATGCTTTTTCTCCAATCCCACGGCATATCCACCCTCTTTGCCGTACGCATCTATAAGCAGTACGGCGACAACTCCATCGCTCTGGTTTCAGAAAATCCCTACCGGCTGGCAGCTGATTTTTATGGGATCGGGTTTTTCTCCGCCGACAAGGTGGCCCTGTCCATCGGTTTCGGGCCGGATTCACCCCTGCGCATCACCGCCGCTATCCGCCATGTCCTGTCAGCGAGCCGGGAACAGGGGCATTGCTATCTGACCCAGGAGCAGATTGGCAAGCAGATCAACAAGCTACTGGAGCTGAATCTCTCTGATCAAATCGCCCTTTTTCTTCACAAGATGGAGCAGGCCGATGCTCTGCGGGTGCGACTACTGGTTACCCATCCCAACCCTGACGCGACGCAGGAGCCGGAACGTTGCTATTATTCCAAAAGCCTGTATTACGATGAAGACTACGTTGCCAAACGCCTGCGCAGGCTGACACACCCGCTGGAGCATGATTCGGCCCGGATTACCTCCTGGTTGGAACGCTACGCGGAACAAACCGGGGTTTTACTCTCTGCTGAACAGGCAGCTGCGGTTCGCTCTATTGCGGGCTGCCAATGCGCCATTCTCACTGGCGGGCCGGGCTGCGGCAAGACCACCACCACCAAGGTGCTGGTGGCCCTGCTCCGGGCTATGGGCCGCTCGGTGTTGCTGGCTGCACCTACTGGCCGGGCGGCCCAACGCATGGGCGAGGTTATCGGTATGGAGGCCAAGACCATCCACCGCCTCCTGGAATTTCAGGGCACCGGCTTTAAGCGCAATGAAGAGAATCCCCTCCAGACCGATGTGCTGATCCTGGACGAATGCTCCATGTTGGATATCAGCCTGAGCGCATCCCTCCTTAAAGCGGTCGGAGATGATACGGCGGTGCTGTTCATCGGTGATGCCGACCAGCTGCCCTCGGTGGGGGCGGGTAATGTGCTGCGGGACATGATCGCTTCCACGGTTATCCCGACCTACACCCTGAAGACCATTTTTCGTCAGGCCAGGGAATCCAGAATTATCACCTATGCCCATCAGATCAACCAAGGGACATCCCCAAGGATTGACTCGCCTTTTAAACAACCAGGGATCTGGCAGGAAGCAGATTGCTTTTTCATTGATTCCGATGAGGCAACCAAGGCCCAGCTGAGCTTCATTGCCCGAACCAAGCAGCATGTTGAAACCATTGAAGAACGGGAGGAGGCAAGCGCAGATCCCTTTGCCTTTGATGCGGATTCTTTGGAAAGCTCGTACCAACGCTTTGAATTGCCTGAGCAGTTCAGCCATGTCAACCTCCAGGCCTTGTCCACGGCAGAAGGCCCTGCTGGCGAGCTGGCTGCGGTGGCAAAGAAAGTACACCCTTGGTCCTCGCTTTATTACGGCATGACCGCAGTGGATGTGGTGCAACGGCTCTACACGGAGTGGATTCCCAAATACTGCGGCCCGAACTGCGAGATTCAGGTCTTATCCCCGATGATCCGGGGCAGCTTGGGCACGGCCTCGCTCAATAAAACCCTTCAGCAGGCGGTTAATCCGGGACAGCAGGGGAGGGCGGAGATCATGGTCGGGGAGAAGATCTTTCGGGTCGGTGATCGGGTGATCCACCGACGGAACAACTATGACCTGGGGGTGTTCAACGGCGATATCGGCAGGATCACAGCGGTGAATAACGAGGCCATGACCCTGCACGTCTGCTTTCTCCCGGATCAGCGGGAGGTGGAGTACCAGCGCGAGCAGATCACTGAGCTGGAGCTGGCCTATGCCGTCACCATCCATAAGTCCCAGGGCTCGGAATTCGAGGTCGTCATCCTGCCGGTGCTGACCCAACATTTTCGGATGCTCTTCCGTAATTTGGTCTATACCGGGCTGACCAGGGCACGGAAGCTGGCTGTGTTTGTTGGGACGAGAAAGGCCTTGGCTATGGCGGTGCATAATCAGGATACGGGGTTGCGGCAGACGGCGTTGAGGGAGTTGATTAGAGAGCGGATTTGA